The DNA sequence GTCAATTTAAGCTTGACGATGCCTTTGGGGCCTCAGGAGAAGAATGAAACTTTTTCACAAATAGACCTGATTGGCCGATATTACACGAAAGCGATCGGTTTTGAGGGGCGTGCGCAATACTTCCAGGGGCATTATGCTGATGTACGCCCGATTCAGGGGGCGCCTATCAATCTTGACAATGCACCGAAGCTGAATACCATGCTGGTGTCGGTTAATGCGACCTATGTGTTTAATCAGAAGACGTACAGTTATATGGCCAACAGCGCGCAAACGCAATGGCAGAAGAAAAGTGCGGGTTCCTGGTTGCTTGGAGGCTTCAGTACTTTTCAGCATTATTGGAACCATAAGGATAACACCCTGCTGGACAAACGAAAGCTCAACCTCGATCAGTCCCAGTATTTCACTCTTGGACTGACAGGAGGATATGGCTATACCTGGGTATATAAATCGCACTGGTTTGCTGGCTTCTCTGCAATGGCGGGCGTGGGTGGCAACTACATCAATTTACAAACCCTGGCGAAAAACCAGAACGATGAAGTGATGTACAAACCCAGTATTATGACCGTCAGCAGACTGTTTGTCGGTTATAATAATGCCGATTTCTTTGTGGTCATCAATGCTACCACCGAGGCTAATTATATCTTCATCAACAGCTACAGCTCCAATATGATTCAGGGTTATGTGAGGCTGTCGGTAGGAAAAAGGTTTGCCTGGAAAGCCAAAAACAAGGTGTTGCATGAAATCGGCCTGGATTAACATCAAGCCGTTCCGAAAATATCCATCAGTCGGTAAAACAAACGGTTCTGGGCATTCTGCTGAGAACCGAATACCGACAATAATGCCGTACCTTGCTCATCGAGAAGAACCCAGTGGGGCGTTCCTTCACACTGAAAGGCGTCGTACAAACGGTGCGACTCATCTATATATATAGGAAAGGGACAAACGCCTGAAGAAAATACCTGCGGAATATTTTCAGCACTCCCCTTCCGTTCACCAAAATCGCTGTGGATGCCCAGCATCTGAAGCTGAGGATACTGCCTGGCAATTTCATAGGCCAACGGCAAAGCCCTTCCTGTGCAGCCTAAACAATCATTATTATAAAACAACAGCAATGTCAATGGCCGTTCGGCCAGCAGCTGCCTGAGCGATACCCATTGCCCGCTGAATTCCCGTACTTTCCCTTTTTCAGTCATAAGCGAAGATATAAAAAAAGCGCCACCATTAAATGATGACGCTTTGGTTTGTTGAGCAACTCAACAGGTTGATTTTATTTCGTTGATCTTATTTTTTGATCATTTTAGTCTGATGGATATCTCCGCCCACATTCAGGTTGATGATGTACATGCCCGAAGTCAAAGACTGACAATCGAAGTGTACGGCATACTTTCCTGATGACTGGAAGCCATCCACAAGGGTTTTTACTTTTCGGCCACTCAGGTCAAAAACCTCAATCACCACTTCCGAACCACTGTTTACATTATAATGAACCATCGTTGAGTGGGTTGCTGGGTTTGGTGTGTTGTAGAGTTTAACCGAAGCAGCATCATCACTGGATAGTGGCTTAGCAAGTACACTAACCTCCAGTGATAAGGTTGTTGCTCCTCCACGGCTATCGTCAGCGACTAACACAATCTCAACGTCCCCTGCGGCAATAGGGAAAATCATCAGGCTGTCTTGCACCTGAACCCCATGAGCGATAGTTTCATCGGTGGTGGTGATGGCATAGTTTACCTGATCACCATCGAGGTCTTCAAAAAGATCTGCAAAGGCAATTGTTCTGCTTTTTTCAGTAACATAAAGGATCAATTGATCCATATCTGAAGCCTCTGGCGCACGATTCACATCATTTACGGTCAAAGCAACCGTATGCATGCTCTGGAAGCCATATTCGTCTGTGGCGTAAACGACAAACTCATAATTTCCTTCGTGCTCATAATCGGTTGCATAAGTCAAGAAGAAAGCACCATCTCGCACTTCGGTTTCAAGGCCTTCATACGCTTCAGCAAGGGTGTATTCAAAATCATCGCCTTCGGCATCCGTTGCCATCAGTTCAAGGACAAGTGTTTCGCCTTCGTTAATATCAAAAGCAGAACTTTCTCCCAACTCAAACATTGGAGCTTGATTCATTTTCATACTGATCATTACTTCTGGCGCATCATTCACAGGGTCGTTAGAGACCGCAATCACCTTGGCCAAATTCTCTGACATTACTGAGTAGGAAGCATCGAATGCAAGTTCAATATCCTGCGACGCTCCTGAATCAACAGCGCCTGCAGAAGGTGAAAGCGTCAACCAGTTACCGTCAATGGCTTCGTTGGCAATTGCCCTTACCATGAAGGCAGTCGTTTCGAAATCATAGAACTGGCTGATGTCCGTGTAGCTGCCGTCTTCCTCCACATAAAAGAAAGTGTTGGCTACCGACTCCTCCATGGAAACAAATCCCTGAGGATACTCCACACCCAAATCATAATAAACCTTGATGTAGAATCGCTCGTGTGGCATAATCTTAACAGATTCAGACAACTCAAAGGTCATCAATGCGCCCTTGGTTTCATCAGCCGATGTTTCGGTTACAAAAGTTTGCTGAGCAACCAATACCGCCTGTGTAGGATCCATATTACCCACCAATATTTCTACCGTGATTGGACCATTTTCCAAACCATAAGGACGGTACCAAGTCTGAACGCTTGCCAGCTCGAAACCAGCCATAGGGGCAGTAAATCCGGTGAGGGTTGTGAATGCACCTCCACCAAAACCTAACGCACTCGCTGGCTCATCATCAGTTCCATAATACAAGTAATCGAAATAATCCTCAGTACTGCTTACTGCGGCTGCATTCCCTGTCAGGGCAATAGCGTTCATATCTTCAGCCGAATGGGTTACCCGATTGGCCATTGGTTGCATATCCGCAGATTGCGCACGGTTAAAGTCGATCACAAAATCGTAATCAAGGACAGACCCACCATTGGCATTACTTAAAGTGAACACCTGCTGCTCCTGATGGTCCACCGTATTGGCTAAAACTGTAAAAGTATCTGCATTCACTTCCGCTACAGGTGGTTCAACCACCATTGCAGTAATTGGAAGTATCAACTCCTGACCATCCTCGAAGGTAAATACCAGTTCAGCCGATAAATCTGTGTTTACCGTAGTTGGGGACAAAATAGCCACGAAAGAAGAAACCTCACCTGGAATAATTGTCATCGGGAACTCCATCCAGTCTATGGACACAAATTGTGGTCCCCAGAAACCTTCAGACATTTTCCCTACTTGTAGGTCATTGACCTGTTCTCCATTCAATACAATAGAGCTAATTGATGCCCCAGCGGAGCCGTCATTTGTCAGGAAGAATGAACGCTGATATGTCTTCGGCGAAGGCCAGTTATCTACGAGTTCATCATAAATCATAGCTTTTCCAAAACTCAAAGCCTCTTCAGACAATTTCAAGTCAGCAGATCCCTCAACCGTTAATGCTACCTCCAATGGGTATTCTTCCATTAATGGTGTATTGTTCAGCAGGGTCAGGCTGCCTTCATATTCTCCAGCAATCAAATTAGTCGCATCAACAGTCATGTTGATGGTTTTCGACGCTCCTGCAGGAATCGTGATTTTTTTCGCTGGTGTAAAAGAAAGGGCTAAACCATTTTCGATATACTGATAGAAAGCAGCGGCTTCTACCCCATCGGTCCCGGTTTTGTTTTCGATACCAACCGTTGGGTGGTGCAACCAACTCAAAGCAGCTTGATCCGCCTGATATTGATAAATTATAGTACCGTTCTTATTCAGAATTACCTGAGCCGAAGCATAACCTCCAAAGAAAGCCCAAATGTGCTGCATACGGTGGTAAGTAATCACAATTTTATCCTCATATTCCTTCACCCAAATTCCTTTGGTTTCATCGGTATCGTAATAGTTTTCGCCACCGACCATCCAGATTGGCGCCAAGAAATTATTCAAGCCTCCAGAGGTAGGAATATAGTCGTTAAGGGTGAACATGTAATTCTCATCGAAAGAGATCACCCCATTAATACCAATATAAATATCGCTGTACTCATCGCCGTAGAAATTGAAATCAAATGGCAATTCGTAATGAGTAGCAAAATGATCAGGGTTTTCAATCTCAATTTGTGTTCCTCCCCCCTGAATAATATCATCCCAACGGAAAACAGGAGCTTCAGCATCTTCCAATCCTGCCAATACTTTCTTGTTGTCTTTCAGCGCATAGGTAAAATCCGTCCCTGCCAATTCATTAACATCCGTTACCACAGCTTCGGTAGCGTATAACCAAGAGTTACCCATTGGCAAAATATCCAAAGCAGCTTCGCCATTTTCATTACTGATTTCCACAGCCATTGAATGTGAATCTCCTGCGGCTAAGGTCAGGATTTGTTTCTCATAAGTTACTTCAATCGCAGGAGCGGCTACCACCTCTGCGGTTAATGCAAACTCGTGGGTGTTACCGTCCTGGTCTGTCAGGGTCAGGGTTTCTGCAAACTCGCCCAGCTGATCTGTTGCCAGGGTGATCATTTTGCGCACACTTCTGCGGGCAGCAATTTGGTCGTTGGCAAAATCGTGGGTAAACCGGTCGCCAGGAATCTCTGCTGAAGTGATGGCGGTTGCCGCCCCTCCTGCATTGGTAATGTTCAGATGAACATAAGCCTCAGCTCCCTGGTACACCTGACCAAGATCAAAAGCCGTAAGGTTGAATTCAAGTTCAGCCTCACCACCAGACACATTGGTATTCACCTCAAAAGACTGATAAGGCGCCTCAGGGTCATTACTGAATACTGTCACTTTTTGAATGTTAGCACCATCCACCAAGCCATCAGCTTTCACGGTAAAGTCGATCGTTTCTGATCCACCTACAGGAATCAAGCCCGCAAATGCAGAAAGATCACTGACCATATCTACTCCTGGGGAATGCATCACATAGCGTAATTCAGTGGTTTTATCATTAAAGAAATCCCAATCGATCCCACCGTATTTGATCATCACCCCATCCTGCTTATTCTCAGGCTCGAAAGACAATACAGTACTGGTCGCCATTGCTGAGATGTCTTCATAGCGCACTTCAAAATCACCATCAGATTTCAGTACAATTTGGAAAGTCGAAGGCCCCTCCCATGTGCTTCCAACATTCTTGTACTCAACGATAACTTCATGCTCGAACTCCTTCACATAAATGTGGCCACTGTTCTGAACATTAAGTTCCTGCCCCAAGGCATAAATATAACCGTTAGGGGTGTACATTGACCCTAAACCTGGAGGGAACTCATTGTATGGGCTGTTATCATCAAAAGTGATCGCTCCATATCGAGAAACAAAGAATTCATTATATTCGGTTCCATAAAATGGGAAGCCAAAACTCAAATTGATCTTATGGTGATTATTACCCGCTCCTTTGAAATGGTCGGTAATTTCTACTGCATCATCATCCTCTGCCAGCTCAACCCACTCCCAAGGCAGGTCGTCAGCATGCAAATTGCTTTCATAGCTATAGCCAAAACGGTGAACCCCTTCAGGAACATTATCTGCAAATCTTGGAATAACATATTCCAATGGGTACTGCCCTGTATTTTCGATGGTTACCGATGAAGTTGTTTCTTCTCCTACTGCCAAATCAAAAGTTTGGGAGGCTGGAGAAAGACTCAAGGCTGCAGGCTCAGCGCCTACCCCGAACACATTGAACTGATAATGCTCGCCAGCGGTCGTTTCAATGGTAATTACCCCATTGACGTTTCCTGAGGTTTGTGGCTGAAATTTGAGTTTCAGCGGGCGAATAGCACGTGCAGGAACTTTATTGAATTCCCAGCTTTGCTGTGCCCAGACAAATGCATCATTTGAGGAGCTTACATTGCTCACCATAAAATTGCCATAACCATAGTTGGCCACATCAATTTCCATCTCCAGTTCATCCTGTACGAATACCGCACCGAAATTAACAATTGATGGCGTATGGAGCTCTGGTAAATGACCCGTAACGTTCAGGCTTGTTACTACCCGAACCTCTTTTTGGTTGGTGCCATTGGTACGGATGATCGTATTGGAATTATAATCACCATTTACCAACGTGGAAGCATCTGCCTGAACTTCAACAGTAAGCTCTTCGCCCTGCTGAATTTCTCCTTGTGAAGGTACAACAGAAATATATTCACCCAAATACTGACGCTGACTATTGCCAAGAATCACCCAGGCCCAGCCATCTTCTCCTATCGCTTCCTGAATTGGCGACCAGTTGCTACCAAAATCAAAACTCATGAATTGATTTCCAACGGCCTGATCCCAATCTTTTGCTGGCGATACCCCCAAAGGATAAAGGTTACCTGCAGGAACATGTACAGCCACAAAGAAGGACTCTCCTTGACTGAAATAAAAGTGCTCATCCAATGTCAGGTATTGACCGCCCTGATAAAAATAATCATATTCTTTACTGTAAATCAGTTGGTCAGGCGACATGCTGCTGCCTTTATAAATTTCTACAATAGGTTTTGTGCTTGGCTCAGAAAGCTCTAACCAGAACTGTAAATTCGTCAGGTTGAACCCCTTTGGGTCGTCAACTGTAAATTTAGTTGCCATAGAATTTGGCAGACTGGTATCTTCTTCTCCAATCACGTACCAGGCAAATCCTTCACTATAACTCAAAGTTGAGTTTTCAAAATCCTTGATTTCCTCAGGATCAAAGCTCGTGCGCTGAATTTGTTGAACCGCTCTACGTCCCACTTCTGCACTGCCTGAGTGCTGTAAAGTTTTTGGGTAGTTGGCTGGCGCCACCGAGTTATAAGCTAAATTGAACCCCGTCTGGCGATGTGTATAATCCCATCTTAACAGACCTTCTCCTTCATTGGCCAAAGTCATTGACTGTGATGTGGAAGCGGAAGTGCTGGCATCGATTGTGAAGTTCAACGCCTGCTGATCCAACACCAAAACAGGACCCAAGTTCGTTACCATCTGCAATACATTTGATAAGGGAGATGCATTATCCCAACGATCATAAGCCAAAACTGCAACATAATAGGTCGTTTCGCCTTTCAATCCCGAAAGTTCCACCGTATTAGCTTCGCCCGCGGCAGAATTTGCAACGAGTTCGACTTTCATAGCCGACTCAAGATTATTTGCCGTCAGGGTGTTTTCGCTATAATACACTTCATAACGCAATGGCTTCCCATCGTCTTCATCTGTTGGTGTTGAAAAAGTAACAACAGCAAAATCATGCGCAGCAGACTCCAAAGCAAGGTCAGCGATCTGTGCGGGTGCGTGCCCTTCGTTGGCCTGCAAAGCCAAAGCAGCATCAATAGCCCCTGTTCCTAATTTACCAACAAACCCAGGGTTCAGATCATAAATTGAATGGGTCGCCGTTTTAAGGTGTGCCCACATGTCTTGTGGTGTAAAGTTTTCACTCCCATGCTCCGACAGCACCAAAGCGGCAATCCCCGACACGTGCGGACAAGCCATTGATGTTCCTTGCATAAAACCATAGTTATTACCTGGAAGTGTACTCAAAACACCATCCTCCTGCTTCAAGGAAGTGTCACCTCCTGGCGCAGAAACATCCACCCATGACCCATAATTACTGTAATAAGCACGAACATTCGCAGGGCCCGTAGAGGCTACGGTAAACACATTTTCATAATAACCTGGGTAAAATTCACCATCCGCATTCGAGTTTCCTGAAGCGAAAATAACGATTCCACCTTTCATTGGGCTGCCAGGATAATCTCCCGCCTCGGCAATGAAATAATCTATCGCATCCAAAACAGACTGCTCGTAAGCTCCAGGATTGATATACCCCCAGCTGTTCTGCGAAATGACAGCGCCATTATCAGCAGCATAAACATAAGATGCCGCTGTATTGGCGTAAGGACCTGTCAGGGTATGACAAGACATCATCAAGACACCATCATCATTACCACTACCACCAGCTACACCAGCAATACCGACACCGTTGTTGTTCACCGCCGCAACGGTTCCTGCAACGTGCGTACCGTGAGATTGTGCTACAATTTCACCCTGGTCATAGGCAAAGCTATAACCATGTACATCATCCACATAGCCATTGCCATCATCATCAATGCCGTTGCCAGGAATCTCTCCCTGATTTACCCACATGTTGGCGGCCAAATCATCATGGGCCACGTCGATGCCCTCATCATGAATGGAAACAATTACACGGCGATCACCAGTATTAATTTTCCAGGCTTCAAAAAGGTTGACATCTGCACCAGCGGTCCAGTTGTCTTTGCTGCCATCGTTGCTATAATGCCACTGGCGAGCAAGGTGAGGGTCATTTGTAGGCAAGCTTCCATCGGTATTCGTTACCGCTGAAGAAGGAAGTATTTGCACAGTACCTGGCTCAATAAGTTGCTTCTCAAGGATCGGCTCGGCCATCTCAACAGAAGCTACTGAACTGAAGGACTGACAAGCCATATCAACAGCTCCAGATACCTCAATTTGGTACCACAAGTGGAGGCCATGCTTTTTAAGCTTGTGTTCCGTTTTGGGGTTATAAGGGAACACCCGCTGCATATTATGCCCTTGAAGCGATTGGGCTACCTGATCGAAAGTAGAGATGCCAATTTTCGCCCCTGTGGCCTGATTCATCGGCTGGGCGGCAAGCATCTGAGCAACCTCAGGCTTAAATTTGATTCTGACAACGCCGTTGGCGATGCCGTTCTGGAAGGTTGCTGTCTGCTGGGAAAATCCAGCAGCGGGTATCAGCAACAACAACCAAAATAATAGTTGGTTAAGAAAGGATAAGCGTTTACGCATAAAAATAAATAGGTTGAGTTACTCCTGCCATCGCAGGAAAATAAAGGTTAGTGCCCTTTTTTCAGGGCTTTCAAAAGCTTTTTCAGGGCTTCGTTTTCTGCCGCTCTTTTTTCGATAAGCGAACGAATCTGATCGGCTTCTTTAGGTTTGGGTTTTTCTTTCATCATGAAGAAAGAAACAATAAGTAATTGGTTAAAACATTACAGCCGAAAGTCATCACTTTCATACTGAACCCCAATAATACCAATCCGTTGTCGGCAACAAAAAAAAAGCAGGAACATCATCTCCCTGCTTCATTTTTTTTGGTAACATCATCACTACAACACCACCTAACATATTATTTATCAATAATTTAACCTCGTAACACAATTCTATTTCTTCCGATTTTTATGGGAGAAAAAATCAGTCACCTTTCACATCATTTAAGCGTTCAGGCTGTTCATAGACCTGCAGAACAAGGGTGATTTTACACAAAACCTCACTTGCTCCCTGCTCAAAATCCACTACCCTACTTCATTCATCAATTGGCACAGATCGACATCCGCCCCAGAGACGCCAAGTTTTTTCCGCAAACGAAACCGTGCCATATCAATCGATTTTGGCGACTGGTGTGTAATGGCTGATATATCCTTAGAGCTCATGTTCAATTTCAGGAATGCGCATAACTTTCGTTCGTTATTACTCAGGTCTGGATATTTCCTCGCCAGATCTTCATAAAAGCCCACGTGCACCTGCTGAAAGTGCACCTCGAAAGATTGCCACAGGTCATCGCTGCTTGAGGACTGCAACTGATAGATAATATTCCGAATTTCTTTCTGCTCCACCTTATTGGCCTTTCGCTGAAGTTGAAGCAAGTCCTCAGAAACCTTATTGATCAGTTCATTTTTTTGCAGCAGGTTCATCACATTGGTCGTCAGCTCTTTATTTTTGTGCTCAATATCCTGCAACAATTTCTGGTTGTTTTCTTCCGCTTGCTGATGAAGCCAATCGGAATGTTCTTTATCAAGCAAAGCCAATTTGGTTTTTTTCCGCTGATATAAATAGAGCACCAGCATTAAAGCCAAAACAAGCACAATAATTACGCCCCCAAAATAAAGTCGATACAAATAGGCCTGATGTGCAGCTGCGGTGGCCTGCTGCTGTTGCCTGAATTCATATTCCTGAACCAGGGCATTGATTTTCTGACTCCGCTCATCGCCTTTAATTTGGGCATCGAGCTCATTAAACCTGGTCAGCTGATGAAAAGCTTCCTCATAATTCCCCTGAGCGGCGGCAATGTCCACCCACTCGTCGTAAATGGCCCGCATTTCATATTTCATCCCCAAAGATTCACTGATTTGCTGCGCTTCCTTGAGGCATTCAAAAGCCTTGGACTCTTCCCCTCGCTGAAGGTAACAATGGCCCAAAATCAGTAAGGTGGTCGGCAATGTAAAGAGCTGCCCCTGTTCCCGTTTAATTTTTAGCGCATCATTGAGGTATTCGAAAGCTTTGTCATAATCGCCAAGCGTTACATAATGATTGCCAATATTGTGCAAATTATTGGCCAGCAACAGGTGAAAATCATTCGTTCGGGAAATGGAGGCTGATTTCTCATAACTGGCCAGTGCATCTTCCGCTTTACCCTGCCCCCGCAAAGAAGCCCCGAGATTAAGATACAGTTTGGCGAGCATTTCAAGGTTCACCCCATCTTCGGCACTTTTGAGCAATTGAATCGCCTCATGAAAAAAGGGTTCCGCTTTCTGTGAAGCGCCGAGTCGTTCATAAACAAGACCAAGGTTATTATTGACGATCGAACTGAAATAGGTGGAGGTATCTGCATGGAGCTCAAAGTAATTTCTCGACCTCAGGTAATAATCCGCCGCAAGACGATAGTTTCCTTCGTGAAATTGCAGCGTACCGAGGGTCAGGTTCAATTTTGCTTTTACAAAAAGGTCATCGATATGCTCGGTGAGTTGCTGTGCTTCACCCGCAAAAAAATTTGCCCTGCTGATATTTGTCCTGCGAAACTGCTCAATCAGATCGATATAGATGGCCGCTTTCTCGCTGTCGGTTTTCACCAGCTCCAATTGGGTTTGGAGGCTATCCACATCAAGGTTTTTAGGGGCTCCAAAAACAGCTGCAGGCAGAAGGCAACAGGAAAGAAGAAGGATCAGTCGCATAAGGTTAATGAAATAATATTGGGCAAAAGTGGGTATATAAAGAATAATACCACAATACAAACATTAAATAACCTCTTTTTTAGCTGAAATAAAAGCAAAAATCGGGTAGATGGCTGGTGAAAGAAAATTTCCTCTTTCACCAGTACACCTCCCACACCACCCTGCATACGGATCCGTACAGGGCGGTTTCTTGTCTTGAAATTATTAACCTCAATGACTTTCATTTCCTGTCGTTATCTTTCGGCATAAACACTCTTACCTATTTTCGGATTCCGTCCTATCTTCCAGTAAGGAGTCCCTTTCGGGCATCTGCTATCATCTGCTTTACAGTAACTTTCAGTTGAAAATCTGACAAGATTCAGTCCTTCCATAGATTGTGAGACCTCTGTAGTTCTTACAGCTCATTGCCTCTATGTACTATGACCTCTGCTGACTTCTCGCAATAAACCTTTTTCGACCAGGTATTACTGTCTGCGAGACCTCCCGCGGTAAGACGACTTAACTTTCTCTCCATCTACCTGCACCATTTACAGCATTGCCTTCCGAGTAGTTTTGGACTTCGTTTTGTTTGGCAAACTTATCCAGACAACACTGCCTCATGATGTTCGTGTCCCTCAGGCCAGAGATTTGCATACAGCTTCCTTCAGATTATACCTCACGGTAAACACCCTTGCCTTCTGCTATGTGGTTGGCACTACTAACCCCCACTACGGACTTGCACCGATTAGTTAATCGCCATGCACGGCGCACCAAAAAAAGCTAAGCAGGAAATCCCCACTTAGCTTTATTATTCATTGATTGTCTGCAATTTACATTGATGCTATTTCACAGCAATCACTACTTTATCTTTCAAAACTACTTTAACGAACAACTGACCAGTTGATTCATTAAAGAAGGCACCACCCTTGTCTTGCCATTTTTGTTCAGACTTTTGAACCTTCACTTTTTGGCCGTTGACCATCACTTTTTTGTGGTTTGGTGCATGGTGAACAAGCACGGTAATGGCTCTTTCTGATGGGGCATTTTCAAATCCTTTTCCTGTTTTTTCTACGGCAATGGTCAATCCCTTCTCGTTGGTATTGGCCTCAAATTTCAACAGGTCAAAGTTTCCTTTTTCAAGTGCATCTTTGCTGTGGCCGTCGTCATCATACATTTGGCCTTTCGCTTCTTTCACCGAAGCATCGGCATAATAATGCAAGGTCAAATCTTTGGTGGAATACTCCTTGGTGGTTTGGTAAACTGGTGCCATCGGAATGAAAGCACCCGCTTTTACCATTACAGGCAAATGCTTAATATCAGACTTGATCGTTACCTCTTTTCCTCCTTCATAAACTTTGTCGTTATGGAAATCAATCCACTGATGACCTTTTGGCAAGTAGAACGTTTTACTTGTCGCCCCTTTTTCTTTCACTGGCGCTACCAAGAAATCATCTCCCCACATGTAAGCGTCGGTGTAGTCAATTAGCTGATCGTTATCTTCTTCAAAAAACAACGGACGCATCAACGGCATTCCCGTAGTGGTGTTTTCGTAGGCAAGTGTGTAGTTATAAGGCATCATTTCATAACGCAGGCGAATGAAATCACGGGCGATAGACATGGTTTCTTTGTCCCAGTACACTGGCTCAGCAGGCACTTCTTCCTGTGCGTGTGTGCGGTAGATTGGGTTGAACACACCATAGGACAACCATCTCAAATACAATTCTGCATCTTTAGTAGTACCCGCAAAACCACCCAAATCAGAGGACATATATGCCGCACCTTGCAATCCCATACTCAAGGAAATCTCTACCTGAGGATACAAGCCACCCCAGGAACGGGAAACATCTCCCGACCAAGGCACCATGCCGTAACGCTGTGAACCTACAAAACCTGAACGCATCAGAATCAACGGACGCGTATTTGGAAAATCTTTGGCAAAACCATCATAGATCATTTTTGCCCACTCATGACCATATACATTGTGTACCTCGTCAGCAGAACCATTCACGTGCTGCAAAGCCGAAGGGTGAACTTCTGGCTCGCCCAAATCGCCCCACCAGCCGCCAACTCCGCTTTCGGTATGGTGCTTATAAATTTTCCAGAACCAGTCTTGTGCCTTTGGCTTGAAAATATCAATCAGGCCTGTATTGCCGAAAAAGAAATCAAATTTGAATGCACTGCCAAGGCTGTCGGTGCCCAACACTTTATTTTCGACCGCACTGTCCCAGGTTTTACAACCGTTCAGAATAAATGGCTCAGTAATTAGAATCGTTTTTACCCCCTGCTCATTTAAATTGGCCATCATTTTTTCTGGCTGAGGGAAGTTAGGTTTGTACCAGTCCAGGTTGCCCATGTGGCCTTTCAAATCTGGCCCCTGCCAGTAAAGGTCAATCACGATTCCATCCAATGGGATGCTGTCCTGTTGGTATTTGGCAACGGTAGTCTCTACTTCTTCCTGCGTATGGTAGCCCATACGCGAGGCAATATTCCCCAGCGTCCAACGTGCAGGTAATGGATTGCGCCCAGTCAAAGCGGTGAAATTATTCATCAGCGTTGGGTAATCGTGTCCGCTGACCACAAAGTAAGACATATTCCCACTCACGGCTTCAAAAGACATCACCTCTTTATCCGTCGCGCCAAGGTCCATAAATCCTTTGGCACCATTGTCAAAAATCAGCGCGTATTTGTTCGTCGATACCAACATAGGCATCGAGTAGTACATTAAATCTGCATGTTTTTCATAACCATAAGAGGCTTTATTATACAGCTCCAAACGGTGTCCACGACGATTCATGCCCA is a window from the Persicobacter psychrovividus genome containing:
- a CDS encoding TIM-barrel domain-containing protein; its protein translation is MFKSYQYFPDHLEIKTNDGKMVITPYGHHTVKVDFLEKGKALPFPSYAAAHGAEKVESKVKEEPNRLIYSLPDMEVLIQKSPFQVSYANGNKVFLAEEQGFFDADSVSGFRFKLQPQEQLIGGGERVLGMNRRGHRLELYNKASYGYEKHADLMYYSMPMLVSTNKYALIFDNGAKGFMDLGATDKEVMSFEAVSGNMSYFVVSGHDYPTLMNNFTALTGRNPLPARWTLGNIASRMGYHTQEEVETTVAKYQQDSIPLDGIVIDLYWQGPDLKGHMGNLDWYKPNFPQPEKMMANLNEQGVKTILITEPFILNGCKTWDSAVENKVLGTDSLGSAFKFDFFFGNTGLIDIFKPKAQDWFWKIYKHHTESGVGGWWGDLGEPEVHPSALQHVNGSADEVHNVYGHEWAKMIYDGFAKDFPNTRPLILMRSGFVGSQRYGMVPWSGDVSRSWGGLYPQVEISLSMGLQGAAYMSSDLGGFAGTTKDAELYLRWLSYGVFNPIYRTHAQEEVPAEPVYWDKETMSIARDFIRLRYEMMPYNYTLAYENTTTGMPLMRPLFFEEDNDQLIDYTDAYMWGDDFLVAPVKEKGATSKTFYLPKGHQWIDFHNDKVYEGGKEVTIKSDIKHLPVMVKAGAFIPMAPVYQTTKEYSTKDLTLHYYADASVKEAKGQMYDDDGHSKDALEKGNFDLLKFEANTNEKGLTIAVEKTGKGFENAPSERAITVLVHHAPNHKKVMVNGQKVKVQKSEQKWQDKGGAFFNESTGQLFVKVVLKDKVVIAVK
- a CDS encoding tetratricopeptide repeat protein yields the protein MRLILLLSCCLLPAAVFGAPKNLDVDSLQTQLELVKTDSEKAAIYIDLIEQFRRTNISRANFFAGEAQQLTEHIDDLFVKAKLNLTLGTLQFHEGNYRLAADYYLRSRNYFELHADTSTYFSSIVNNNLGLVYERLGASQKAEPFFHEAIQLLKSAEDGVNLEMLAKLYLNLGASLRGQGKAEDALASYEKSASISRTNDFHLLLANNLHNIGNHYVTLGDYDKAFEYLNDALKIKREQGQLFTLPTTLLILGHCYLQRGEESKAFECLKEAQQISESLGMKYEMRAIYDEWVDIAAAQGNYEEAFHQLTRFNELDAQIKGDERSQKINALVQEYEFRQQQQATAAAHQAYLYRLYFGGVIIVLVLALMLVLYLYQRKKTKLALLDKEHSDWLHQQAEENNQKLLQDIEHKNKELTTNVMNLLQKNELINKVSEDLLQLQRKANKVEQKEIRNIIYQLQSSSSDDLWQSFEVHFQQVHVGFYEDLARKYPDLSNNERKLCAFLKLNMSSKDISAITHQSPKSIDMARFRLRKKLGVSGADVDLCQLMNEVG